A single Macaca mulatta isolate MMU2019108-1 chromosome 11, T2T-MMU8v2.0, whole genome shotgun sequence DNA region contains:
- the PRPF40B gene encoding pre-mRNA-processing factor 40 homolog B isoform X43, with product MMPPPFMPPPGIPPPFPPMGLPPMSQRPPAIPPMPPGILPPMLPPMGAPPPLTQIPGMVPPMMPGMLMPAVPVTAATAPGADTASSAVAGTGPPLLLSQCPWKEYKSDTGKPYYYNNQSKESRWTRPKDLDDLEVLVKQEAAGKQQQQLPHTLQPQPPQPQPDPPPAPPGPTPVPTGLLEPEPGGSEDCDVSEATQPLEQGFLQQLEEGPSSSGQHQPQQEEEESKPEPERSGLSWSNREKAKQAFKELLRDKAVPSNASWEQAMKMVVTDPRYSALPKLSEKKQAFNAYKAQREKEEKEEARLRAKEAKQTLQHFLEQHERMTSTTRYRRAEQTFGDLEVWAVVPERDRKEVYDDVLFFLAKKEKEQAKQLRRRNIQALKSILDGMSSVNFQTTWSQAQQYLMDNPSFAQDHQLQNMDKEDALICFEEHIRALEREEEEERERARLRERRQQRKNREAFQTFLDELHETGQLHSMSTWMELYPAVSTDVRFANMLGQPGSTPLDLFKFYVEELKARFHDEKKIIKDILKDRGFCVEVNTAFEDFAHVISFDKRAAALDAGNIKLTFNSLLEKAEAREREREKEEARRMRRREAAFRSMLRQAVPALELGTAWEEVRERFVCDSAFEQITLESERIRLFREFLQVLETECQHLHTKGRKHGRKGKKHHRKRSHSPSGSESEEEELPPPSLRPPKRRRRNPSESGSEPSSSLDSVESGGAALGGRGSPSSHLLGADHGLRKAKKPKKKTKKRRHKSNSPESETDPEEKAGKESDEKEQEQDKDRELRQAELPNRSPGFGIKKEKTGWDTSESELSEGELERRRRTLLQQLDDHQ from the exons ATGATGCCACCACCCTTC ATGCCCCCTCCAGGGATCCCCCCACCCTTTCCTCCGATGGGGCTACCCCCCATGAGTCAGAGACCACCAGCTATCCCCCCCATGCCACCTGGCATCCTGCCCCCAATGCTTCCACCAATGGGGGCGCCACCACCACTCACACAG ATACCAGGAATGGTACCTCCGATGATGCCAGGAATGCTGATGCCAGCGGTGCCTGTCACCGCAGCG ACGGCTCCGGGTGCAGACACCGCCAGCT ctgctGTGGCTGGGACAGGCCCTCCG CTGCTCCTGTCGCAATGTCCCTGGAAAGAGTACAAGTCAGACACAGGCAAACCTTACTACTATAACAACCAGAGTAAAGAGTCTCGCTGGACCCGGCCCAAGGATCTGGATGACCTAGAGG TTCTAGTCAAACAAGAGGCTGCAGG gaaacagcagcagcagctgccacATACACTTCAGCCACAGCCGCCTCAGCCACAGCCTGACCCCCCACCTGCACCTCCTGGCCCCACCCCAGTGCCCACAGGCCTCCTGGAACCTGAGCCAGGTGGGAGTGAAGATTGTGATGTGTCGGAGGCCACCCAGCCCCTGGAACAGGGGTTCCTGCAGCAGCTGGAGGAGGGCCCCAGCAG TTCTGGACAGCATCAGCcacagcaggaggaggaagaatcaAAGCCAGAACCAGAGAGGTCTGGCCTCAGTTGGAGCAACCGGGAGAAGGCAAAGCAGGCATTCAAGGAACTGCTGAGGGACAAG GCTGTCCCCTCCAACGCCTCATGGGAACAGGCCATGAAGATGGTGGTCACCGACCCCCGTTACAG TGCCTTGCCCAAACTGAGTGAGAAAAAGCAGGCATTCAATGCCTACAAGGCGCAgcgggagaaggaggagaaggaggaggcccGTCTAAGGGCCAAGGAGGCCAAGCAGACCCTGCAGCATTTCCTGGAGCAGCATGAACGCATGACCTCCACCACCCGCTACCG GCGGGCAGAACAGACCTTTGGAGACCTGGAGGTCTGGGCTGTGGTCCCTGAGAGGGATCGAAAAGAGGTTTATGATGATGTCCTCTTCTTCCTGGCCAAGAAGGAGAAG GAACAGGCCAAGCAACTCCGGCGCCGCAATATCCAGGCCCTAAAGAGCATTCTGGATGGGATGAGTAGTGTCAACTTCCAAACCACGTGGTCCCAGGCCCAGCAGTACCTCATGGATAACCCCAGCTTTGCTCAGGACCATCAGCTGCAGA ACATGGACAAGGAAGATGCACTGATCTGTTTTGAGGAGCACATTCGAGCtttggagagggaagaggaggaggaacgGGAGCGGGCCCGGCTTCGGGAGCGACGCCAACAACGCAAGAATCGGGAGGCCTTCCAG aCCTTCCTGGATGAGCTGCATGAGACAGGGCAGCTGCACTCTATGTCCACCTGGATGGAGCTATATCCAGCAGTCAGCACTGATGTCCGTTTTGCCAACATGCTGGGCCAGCCGG GCTCCACGCCTCTGGACTTGTTCAAGTTCTATGTGGAGGAGTTGAAGGCACGATTCCATGATGAAAAGAAGATCATTAAGGACATCCTTAAG GACCGGGGCTTCTGTGTGGAGGTGAACACGGCCTTTGAGGACTTCGCCCACGTCATAAGCTTTGACAAGAGGGCTGCCGCACTGGACGCAGGCAACATCAAGCTGACCTTCAATAGT CTGCTGGAGAAAGCAGAGGCACGGGAGAGGGAGcgggagaaggaggaggcacGCAGGATGCGGCGCAGGGAAGCTGCCTTTCGAAGCATGCTGAGGCAGGCTGTGCCTGCTCTGGAGCTAGGCACTGCCTGGGAAGAG GTCCGTGAGCGTTTTGTGTGTGACTCAGCCTTTGAGCAGATTACCCTGGAGTCGGAGCGGATCCGGCTCTTCCGGGAGTTCCTACAGGTGCTGGAG ACTGAATGCCAGCACCTCCACACCAAAGGCCGAAAGCATGGCAGGAAAGGCAAGAAGCACCATCGCAAGCGTTCCCACTCACCCTCA GGCTCTGAGTCAGAAGAAGAGGAGCTGCCCCCACCATCTCTCCGGCCCCCCAAGCGGAGGCGGCGGAACCCCTCAGAGTCAGGCTCTGAGCCCTCTTCCTCACTTGATTCAGTTGAAAGTGGGGGTGCTGCCCTTGGAGGACGGGGCTCCCCTTCCTCCCATCTTCTTGGAGCAG ATCATGGCCTTCGGAAAGccaagaaaccaaaaaagaaaactaagaagagAAGACACAAGTCG AACAGTCCTGAGAGTGAGACAGaccctgaggagaaagctggcaAGGAGAGCGATGAGAAAGAACAAGAACAGGACAAGGACAGGGAGCTCCGGCAGGCAGAGCTCCCTAACCGTTCCCCAGGCTTTGGAATCAAGAAGGAGAAG ACAGGCTGGGACACGTCAGAAAGTGAGCTGAGTGAGGGTGAGCTGGAGAGGCGGCGGCGGACACTCCTACAGCAGCTGGACGATCACCAGTGA
- the PRPF40B gene encoding pre-mRNA-processing factor 40 homolog B isoform X44, with protein MMPPPFMPPPGIPPPFPPMGLPPMSQRPPAIPPMPPGILPPMLPPMGAPPPLTQIPGMVPPMMPGMLMPAVPVTAATAPGADTASSAVAGTGPPLLLSQCPWKEYKSDTGKPYYYNNQSKESRWTRPKDLDDLEGETSYEWAGKQQQQLPHTLQPQPPQPQPDPPPAPPGPTPVPTGLLEPEPGGSEDCDVSEATQPLEQGFLQQLEEGPSSSGQHQPQQEEEESKPEPERSGLSWSNREKAKQAFKELLRDKAVPSNASWEQAMKMVVTDPRYSALPKLSEKKQAFNAYKAQREKEEKEEARLRAKEAKQTLQHFLEQHERMTSTTRYRRAEQTFGDLEVWAVVPERDRKEVYDDVLFFLAKKEKEQAKQLRRRNIQALKSILDGMSSVNFQTTWSQAQQYLMDNPSFAQDHQLQNMDKEDALICFEEHIRALEREEEEERERARLRERRQQRKNREAFQTFLDELHETGQLHSMSTWMELYPAVSTDVRFANMLGQPGSTPLDLFKFYVEELKARFHDEKKIIKDILKDRGFCVEVNTAFEDFAHVISFDKRAAALDAGNIKLTFNSLLEKAEAREREREKEEARRMRRREAAFRSMLRQAVPALELGTAWEEVRERFVCDSAFEQITLESERIRLFREFLQVLETECQHLHTKGRKHGRKGKKHHRKRSHSPSGSESEEEELPPPSLRPPKRRRRNPSESGSEPSSSLDSVESGGAALGGRGSPSSHLLGADHGLRKAKKPKKKTKKRRHKSNSPESETDPEEKAGKESDEKEQEQDKDRELRQAELPNRSPGFGIKKEKTGWDTSESELSEGELERRRRTLLQQLDDHQ; from the exons ATGATGCCACCACCCTTC ATGCCCCCTCCAGGGATCCCCCCACCCTTTCCTCCGATGGGGCTACCCCCCATGAGTCAGAGACCACCAGCTATCCCCCCCATGCCACCTGGCATCCTGCCCCCAATGCTTCCACCAATGGGGGCGCCACCACCACTCACACAG ATACCAGGAATGGTACCTCCGATGATGCCAGGAATGCTGATGCCAGCGGTGCCTGTCACCGCAGCG ACGGCTCCGGGTGCAGACACCGCCAGCT ctgctGTGGCTGGGACAGGCCCTCCG CTGCTCCTGTCGCAATGTCCCTGGAAAGAGTACAAGTCAGACACAGGCAAACCTTACTACTATAACAACCAGAGTAAAGAGTCTCGCTGGACCCGGCCCAAGGATCTGGATGACCTAGAGGGTGAGACGTCCTACGAGTGGGCCGG gaaacagcagcagcagctgccacATACACTTCAGCCACAGCCGCCTCAGCCACAGCCTGACCCCCCACCTGCACCTCCTGGCCCCACCCCAGTGCCCACAGGCCTCCTGGAACCTGAGCCAGGTGGGAGTGAAGATTGTGATGTGTCGGAGGCCACCCAGCCCCTGGAACAGGGGTTCCTGCAGCAGCTGGAGGAGGGCCCCAGCAG TTCTGGACAGCATCAGCcacagcaggaggaggaagaatcaAAGCCAGAACCAGAGAGGTCTGGCCTCAGTTGGAGCAACCGGGAGAAGGCAAAGCAGGCATTCAAGGAACTGCTGAGGGACAAG GCTGTCCCCTCCAACGCCTCATGGGAACAGGCCATGAAGATGGTGGTCACCGACCCCCGTTACAG TGCCTTGCCCAAACTGAGTGAGAAAAAGCAGGCATTCAATGCCTACAAGGCGCAgcgggagaaggaggagaaggaggaggcccGTCTAAGGGCCAAGGAGGCCAAGCAGACCCTGCAGCATTTCCTGGAGCAGCATGAACGCATGACCTCCACCACCCGCTACCG GCGGGCAGAACAGACCTTTGGAGACCTGGAGGTCTGGGCTGTGGTCCCTGAGAGGGATCGAAAAGAGGTTTATGATGATGTCCTCTTCTTCCTGGCCAAGAAGGAGAAG GAACAGGCCAAGCAACTCCGGCGCCGCAATATCCAGGCCCTAAAGAGCATTCTGGATGGGATGAGTAGTGTCAACTTCCAAACCACGTGGTCCCAGGCCCAGCAGTACCTCATGGATAACCCCAGCTTTGCTCAGGACCATCAGCTGCAGA ACATGGACAAGGAAGATGCACTGATCTGTTTTGAGGAGCACATTCGAGCtttggagagggaagaggaggaggaacgGGAGCGGGCCCGGCTTCGGGAGCGACGCCAACAACGCAAGAATCGGGAGGCCTTCCAG aCCTTCCTGGATGAGCTGCATGAGACAGGGCAGCTGCACTCTATGTCCACCTGGATGGAGCTATATCCAGCAGTCAGCACTGATGTCCGTTTTGCCAACATGCTGGGCCAGCCGG GCTCCACGCCTCTGGACTTGTTCAAGTTCTATGTGGAGGAGTTGAAGGCACGATTCCATGATGAAAAGAAGATCATTAAGGACATCCTTAAG GACCGGGGCTTCTGTGTGGAGGTGAACACGGCCTTTGAGGACTTCGCCCACGTCATAAGCTTTGACAAGAGGGCTGCCGCACTGGACGCAGGCAACATCAAGCTGACCTTCAATAGT CTGCTGGAGAAAGCAGAGGCACGGGAGAGGGAGcgggagaaggaggaggcacGCAGGATGCGGCGCAGGGAAGCTGCCTTTCGAAGCATGCTGAGGCAGGCTGTGCCTGCTCTGGAGCTAGGCACTGCCTGGGAAGAG GTCCGTGAGCGTTTTGTGTGTGACTCAGCCTTTGAGCAGATTACCCTGGAGTCGGAGCGGATCCGGCTCTTCCGGGAGTTCCTACAGGTGCTGGAG ACTGAATGCCAGCACCTCCACACCAAAGGCCGAAAGCATGGCAGGAAAGGCAAGAAGCACCATCGCAAGCGTTCCCACTCACCCTCA GGCTCTGAGTCAGAAGAAGAGGAGCTGCCCCCACCATCTCTCCGGCCCCCCAAGCGGAGGCGGCGGAACCCCTCAGAGTCAGGCTCTGAGCCCTCTTCCTCACTTGATTCAGTTGAAAGTGGGGGTGCTGCCCTTGGAGGACGGGGCTCCCCTTCCTCCCATCTTCTTGGAGCAG ATCATGGCCTTCGGAAAGccaagaaaccaaaaaagaaaactaagaagagAAGACACAAGTCG AACAGTCCTGAGAGTGAGACAGaccctgaggagaaagctggcaAGGAGAGCGATGAGAAAGAACAAGAACAGGACAAGGACAGGGAGCTCCGGCAGGCAGAGCTCCCTAACCGTTCCCCAGGCTTTGGAATCAAGAAGGAGAAG ACAGGCTGGGACACGTCAGAAAGTGAGCTGAGTGAGGGTGAGCTGGAGAGGCGGCGGCGGACACTCCTACAGCAGCTGGACGATCACCAGTGA
- the PRPF40B gene encoding pre-mRNA-processing factor 40 homolog B isoform X18, with translation MMPPPFMPPPGIPPPFPPMGLPPMSQRPPAIPPMPPGILPPMLPPMGAPPPLTQIPGMVPPMMPGMLMPAVPVTAATAPGADTASSAVAGTGPPRALWSEHVAPDGRIYYYNADDKQSVWEKPSVLKSKAELLLSQCPWKEYKSDTGKPYYYNNQSKESRWTRPKDLDDLEVLVKQEAAGKQQQQLPHTLQPQPPQPQPDPPPAPPGPTPVPTGLLEPEPGGSEDCDVSEATQPLEQGFLQQLEEGPSSSGQHQPQQEEEESKPEPERSGLSWSNREKAKQAFKELLRDKAVPSNASWEQAMKMVVTDPRYSALPKLSEKKQAFNAYKAQREKEEKEEARLRAKEAKQTLQHFLEQHERMTSTTRYRRAEQTFGDLEVWAVVPERDRKEVYDDVLFFLAKKEKEQAKQLRRRNIQALKSILDGMSSVNFQTTWSQAQQYLMDNPSFAQDHQLQNMDKEDALICFEEHIRALEREEEEERERARLRERRQQRKNREAFQTFLDELHETGQLHSMSTWMELYPAVSTDVRFANMLGQPGSTPLDLFKFYVEELKARFHDEKKIIKDILKDRGFCVEVNTAFEDFAHVISFDKRAAALDAGNIKLTFNSLLEKAEAREREREKEEARRMRRREAAFRSMLRQAVPALELGTAWEEVRERFVCDSAFEQITLESERIRLFREFLQVLETECQHLHTKGRKHGRKGKKHHRKRSHSPSGSESEEEELPPPSLRPPKRRRRNPSESGSEPSSSLDSVESGGAALGGRGSPSSHLLGADHGLRKAKKPKKKTKKRRHKSNSPESETDPEEKAGKESDEKEQEQDKDRELRQAELPNRSPGFGIKKEKTGWDTSESELSEGELERRRRTLLQQLDDHQ, from the exons ATGATGCCACCACCCTTC ATGCCCCCTCCAGGGATCCCCCCACCCTTTCCTCCGATGGGGCTACCCCCCATGAGTCAGAGACCACCAGCTATCCCCCCCATGCCACCTGGCATCCTGCCCCCAATGCTTCCACCAATGGGGGCGCCACCACCACTCACACAG ATACCAGGAATGGTACCTCCGATGATGCCAGGAATGCTGATGCCAGCGGTGCCTGTCACCGCAGCG ACGGCTCCGGGTGCAGACACCGCCAGCT ctgctGTGGCTGGGACAGGCCCTCCG AGGGCCCTATGGAGTGAGCATGTGGCCCCAGATGGGCGCATCTACTACTACAATGCTGACGACAAGCAGTCCGTGTGGGAGAAGCCCAGCGTGCTCAAGTCCAAGGCAGAG CTGCTCCTGTCGCAATGTCCCTGGAAAGAGTACAAGTCAGACACAGGCAAACCTTACTACTATAACAACCAGAGTAAAGAGTCTCGCTGGACCCGGCCCAAGGATCTGGATGACCTAGAGG TTCTAGTCAAACAAGAGGCTGCAGG gaaacagcagcagcagctgccacATACACTTCAGCCACAGCCGCCTCAGCCACAGCCTGACCCCCCACCTGCACCTCCTGGCCCCACCCCAGTGCCCACAGGCCTCCTGGAACCTGAGCCAGGTGGGAGTGAAGATTGTGATGTGTCGGAGGCCACCCAGCCCCTGGAACAGGGGTTCCTGCAGCAGCTGGAGGAGGGCCCCAGCAG TTCTGGACAGCATCAGCcacagcaggaggaggaagaatcaAAGCCAGAACCAGAGAGGTCTGGCCTCAGTTGGAGCAACCGGGAGAAGGCAAAGCAGGCATTCAAGGAACTGCTGAGGGACAAG GCTGTCCCCTCCAACGCCTCATGGGAACAGGCCATGAAGATGGTGGTCACCGACCCCCGTTACAG TGCCTTGCCCAAACTGAGTGAGAAAAAGCAGGCATTCAATGCCTACAAGGCGCAgcgggagaaggaggagaaggaggaggcccGTCTAAGGGCCAAGGAGGCCAAGCAGACCCTGCAGCATTTCCTGGAGCAGCATGAACGCATGACCTCCACCACCCGCTACCG GCGGGCAGAACAGACCTTTGGAGACCTGGAGGTCTGGGCTGTGGTCCCTGAGAGGGATCGAAAAGAGGTTTATGATGATGTCCTCTTCTTCCTGGCCAAGAAGGAGAAG GAACAGGCCAAGCAACTCCGGCGCCGCAATATCCAGGCCCTAAAGAGCATTCTGGATGGGATGAGTAGTGTCAACTTCCAAACCACGTGGTCCCAGGCCCAGCAGTACCTCATGGATAACCCCAGCTTTGCTCAGGACCATCAGCTGCAGA ACATGGACAAGGAAGATGCACTGATCTGTTTTGAGGAGCACATTCGAGCtttggagagggaagaggaggaggaacgGGAGCGGGCCCGGCTTCGGGAGCGACGCCAACAACGCAAGAATCGGGAGGCCTTCCAG aCCTTCCTGGATGAGCTGCATGAGACAGGGCAGCTGCACTCTATGTCCACCTGGATGGAGCTATATCCAGCAGTCAGCACTGATGTCCGTTTTGCCAACATGCTGGGCCAGCCGG GCTCCACGCCTCTGGACTTGTTCAAGTTCTATGTGGAGGAGTTGAAGGCACGATTCCATGATGAAAAGAAGATCATTAAGGACATCCTTAAG GACCGGGGCTTCTGTGTGGAGGTGAACACGGCCTTTGAGGACTTCGCCCACGTCATAAGCTTTGACAAGAGGGCTGCCGCACTGGACGCAGGCAACATCAAGCTGACCTTCAATAGT CTGCTGGAGAAAGCAGAGGCACGGGAGAGGGAGcgggagaaggaggaggcacGCAGGATGCGGCGCAGGGAAGCTGCCTTTCGAAGCATGCTGAGGCAGGCTGTGCCTGCTCTGGAGCTAGGCACTGCCTGGGAAGAG GTCCGTGAGCGTTTTGTGTGTGACTCAGCCTTTGAGCAGATTACCCTGGAGTCGGAGCGGATCCGGCTCTTCCGGGAGTTCCTACAGGTGCTGGAG ACTGAATGCCAGCACCTCCACACCAAAGGCCGAAAGCATGGCAGGAAAGGCAAGAAGCACCATCGCAAGCGTTCCCACTCACCCTCA GGCTCTGAGTCAGAAGAAGAGGAGCTGCCCCCACCATCTCTCCGGCCCCCCAAGCGGAGGCGGCGGAACCCCTCAGAGTCAGGCTCTGAGCCCTCTTCCTCACTTGATTCAGTTGAAAGTGGGGGTGCTGCCCTTGGAGGACGGGGCTCCCCTTCCTCCCATCTTCTTGGAGCAG ATCATGGCCTTCGGAAAGccaagaaaccaaaaaagaaaactaagaagagAAGACACAAGTCG AACAGTCCTGAGAGTGAGACAGaccctgaggagaaagctggcaAGGAGAGCGATGAGAAAGAACAAGAACAGGACAAGGACAGGGAGCTCCGGCAGGCAGAGCTCCCTAACCGTTCCCCAGGCTTTGGAATCAAGAAGGAGAAG ACAGGCTGGGACACGTCAGAAAGTGAGCTGAGTGAGGGTGAGCTGGAGAGGCGGCGGCGGACACTCCTACAGCAGCTGGACGATCACCAGTGA
- the PRPF40B gene encoding pre-mRNA-processing factor 40 homolog B isoform X19, which produces MMPPPFMPPPGIPPPFPPMGLPPMSQRPPAIPPMPPGILPPMLPPMGAPPPLTQIPGMVPPMMPGMLMPAVPVTAATAPGADTASSAVAGTGPPRALWSEHVAPDGRIYYYNADDKQSVWEKPSVLKSKAELLLSQCPWKEYKSDTGKPYYYNNQSKESRWTRPKDLDDLEGETSYEWAGKQQQQLPHTLQPQPPQPQPDPPPAPPGPTPVPTGLLEPEPGGSEDCDVSEATQPLEQGFLQQLEEGPSSSGQHQPQQEEEESKPEPERSGLSWSNREKAKQAFKELLRDKAVPSNASWEQAMKMVVTDPRYSALPKLSEKKQAFNAYKAQREKEEKEEARLRAKEAKQTLQHFLEQHERMTSTTRYRRAEQTFGDLEVWAVVPERDRKEVYDDVLFFLAKKEKEQAKQLRRRNIQALKSILDGMSSVNFQTTWSQAQQYLMDNPSFAQDHQLQNMDKEDALICFEEHIRALEREEEEERERARLRERRQQRKNREAFQTFLDELHETGQLHSMSTWMELYPAVSTDVRFANMLGQPGSTPLDLFKFYVEELKARFHDEKKIIKDILKDRGFCVEVNTAFEDFAHVISFDKRAAALDAGNIKLTFNSLLEKAEAREREREKEEARRMRRREAAFRSMLRQAVPALELGTAWEEVRERFVCDSAFEQITLESERIRLFREFLQVLETECQHLHTKGRKHGRKGKKHHRKRSHSPSGSESEEEELPPPSLRPPKRRRRNPSESGSEPSSSLDSVESGGAALGGRGSPSSHLLGADHGLRKAKKPKKKTKKRRHKSNSPESETDPEEKAGKESDEKEQEQDKDRELRQAELPNRSPGFGIKKEKTGWDTSESELSEGELERRRRTLLQQLDDHQ; this is translated from the exons ATGATGCCACCACCCTTC ATGCCCCCTCCAGGGATCCCCCCACCCTTTCCTCCGATGGGGCTACCCCCCATGAGTCAGAGACCACCAGCTATCCCCCCCATGCCACCTGGCATCCTGCCCCCAATGCTTCCACCAATGGGGGCGCCACCACCACTCACACAG ATACCAGGAATGGTACCTCCGATGATGCCAGGAATGCTGATGCCAGCGGTGCCTGTCACCGCAGCG ACGGCTCCGGGTGCAGACACCGCCAGCT ctgctGTGGCTGGGACAGGCCCTCCG AGGGCCCTATGGAGTGAGCATGTGGCCCCAGATGGGCGCATCTACTACTACAATGCTGACGACAAGCAGTCCGTGTGGGAGAAGCCCAGCGTGCTCAAGTCCAAGGCAGAG CTGCTCCTGTCGCAATGTCCCTGGAAAGAGTACAAGTCAGACACAGGCAAACCTTACTACTATAACAACCAGAGTAAAGAGTCTCGCTGGACCCGGCCCAAGGATCTGGATGACCTAGAGGGTGAGACGTCCTACGAGTGGGCCGG gaaacagcagcagcagctgccacATACACTTCAGCCACAGCCGCCTCAGCCACAGCCTGACCCCCCACCTGCACCTCCTGGCCCCACCCCAGTGCCCACAGGCCTCCTGGAACCTGAGCCAGGTGGGAGTGAAGATTGTGATGTGTCGGAGGCCACCCAGCCCCTGGAACAGGGGTTCCTGCAGCAGCTGGAGGAGGGCCCCAGCAG TTCTGGACAGCATCAGCcacagcaggaggaggaagaatcaAAGCCAGAACCAGAGAGGTCTGGCCTCAGTTGGAGCAACCGGGAGAAGGCAAAGCAGGCATTCAAGGAACTGCTGAGGGACAAG GCTGTCCCCTCCAACGCCTCATGGGAACAGGCCATGAAGATGGTGGTCACCGACCCCCGTTACAG TGCCTTGCCCAAACTGAGTGAGAAAAAGCAGGCATTCAATGCCTACAAGGCGCAgcgggagaaggaggagaaggaggaggcccGTCTAAGGGCCAAGGAGGCCAAGCAGACCCTGCAGCATTTCCTGGAGCAGCATGAACGCATGACCTCCACCACCCGCTACCG GCGGGCAGAACAGACCTTTGGAGACCTGGAGGTCTGGGCTGTGGTCCCTGAGAGGGATCGAAAAGAGGTTTATGATGATGTCCTCTTCTTCCTGGCCAAGAAGGAGAAG GAACAGGCCAAGCAACTCCGGCGCCGCAATATCCAGGCCCTAAAGAGCATTCTGGATGGGATGAGTAGTGTCAACTTCCAAACCACGTGGTCCCAGGCCCAGCAGTACCTCATGGATAACCCCAGCTTTGCTCAGGACCATCAGCTGCAGA ACATGGACAAGGAAGATGCACTGATCTGTTTTGAGGAGCACATTCGAGCtttggagagggaagaggaggaggaacgGGAGCGGGCCCGGCTTCGGGAGCGACGCCAACAACGCAAGAATCGGGAGGCCTTCCAG aCCTTCCTGGATGAGCTGCATGAGACAGGGCAGCTGCACTCTATGTCCACCTGGATGGAGCTATATCCAGCAGTCAGCACTGATGTCCGTTTTGCCAACATGCTGGGCCAGCCGG GCTCCACGCCTCTGGACTTGTTCAAGTTCTATGTGGAGGAGTTGAAGGCACGATTCCATGATGAAAAGAAGATCATTAAGGACATCCTTAAG GACCGGGGCTTCTGTGTGGAGGTGAACACGGCCTTTGAGGACTTCGCCCACGTCATAAGCTTTGACAAGAGGGCTGCCGCACTGGACGCAGGCAACATCAAGCTGACCTTCAATAGT CTGCTGGAGAAAGCAGAGGCACGGGAGAGGGAGcgggagaaggaggaggcacGCAGGATGCGGCGCAGGGAAGCTGCCTTTCGAAGCATGCTGAGGCAGGCTGTGCCTGCTCTGGAGCTAGGCACTGCCTGGGAAGAG GTCCGTGAGCGTTTTGTGTGTGACTCAGCCTTTGAGCAGATTACCCTGGAGTCGGAGCGGATCCGGCTCTTCCGGGAGTTCCTACAGGTGCTGGAG ACTGAATGCCAGCACCTCCACACCAAAGGCCGAAAGCATGGCAGGAAAGGCAAGAAGCACCATCGCAAGCGTTCCCACTCACCCTCA GGCTCTGAGTCAGAAGAAGAGGAGCTGCCCCCACCATCTCTCCGGCCCCCCAAGCGGAGGCGGCGGAACCCCTCAGAGTCAGGCTCTGAGCCCTCTTCCTCACTTGATTCAGTTGAAAGTGGGGGTGCTGCCCTTGGAGGACGGGGCTCCCCTTCCTCCCATCTTCTTGGAGCAG ATCATGGCCTTCGGAAAGccaagaaaccaaaaaagaaaactaagaagagAAGACACAAGTCG AACAGTCCTGAGAGTGAGACAGaccctgaggagaaagctggcaAGGAGAGCGATGAGAAAGAACAAGAACAGGACAAGGACAGGGAGCTCCGGCAGGCAGAGCTCCCTAACCGTTCCCCAGGCTTTGGAATCAAGAAGGAGAAG ACAGGCTGGGACACGTCAGAAAGTGAGCTGAGTGAGGGTGAGCTGGAGAGGCGGCGGCGGACACTCCTACAGCAGCTGGACGATCACCAGTGA